The genomic interval taatattttaaatggtttttaaacTCTGAATGAGAAATACAAGTCACAATGGATAAACAGAATAAACTGCCCTTTGCTATGATACTTCTGTCCCCTTAAGCTCTGAATAATTACTGTTCTCAGGCAAAAAAACCAGTGTAATTATTCAACTGAAAATTGATTTCTTAATCAATTTACcaaaatgaggtttttttttttttttcaataacataggagtcatatttgaaaatttaagtTATGTTATTTagctcctggaaaaaaaaatgttttacacaACTCTGAAAATATTTAGCTAAAAAGTGTATTAAATTTATGGCTAGAAGGAACTCTGTGTATGAAATGACTTAGCTACATTTTGGTGGGAAGATATGAGTAGAGAGAAACCATAGGTGAGTTTGTAATATGACACACCGTGCTGGAACTTGGGGAGTGTACAAATTACTGTAGCAAAACCAAGATTACTTTCCATAaaattacaaacatttaaaaattattaattaattaaaccaaACAAGCAATTAGCTAGATAAGTAAcaactattttaaacatttaatcatATATTCTATTTGACTAAATTAATTACTGAATTGAGTTAAAAAATGTGTAGGTAGGAATATTATGGAGATGCCATAATCCCTTGGTAAATTGTTCACAAAGCTATGAGGCTGTATGGAGACATGCCATGTAGCACCCTGAGAAGGGTTCAGATGGAGACCCCAGCAAAGGAACACATCCCTTGGCCTCAATGGATGCCTAGTGTAACTGGGTAGAAAATGTGGCATTATTTTTTTgccttgaaatttaaaaattacttccagCCTATAAAGATTTTCCCCAAGAAAGTATTTATTATCGCAATTATTGACACTCAAAGATGATTGTTTTCTCCTCAGTTTATCACCAGACAGTTAAGAGATGCAGAAATGGTTTCCAGATATTTGAAATCTATCAACTTTCTTAGTAAAATTAAGACACAAACTTGAGTGttcaagaaataattatttcagtGCATTGAACTTGCAAAAACATTCCTCGTTCATCATTGTTTTTAGTTTGCTAAGACTATCTTTTTCCAGTTCTGATGGGGTAAGAGGTGTGATTTGAAATCTCCAgtctataaaaaacaaaacaaaacaaaacaaaaaacattgccAAGACTCTGCAGTAAAATCAAACCAGTGGAATTGTTCTGTGGTTCACTCTGACAATGAGAACAGACACATCAAtctgataaaaattataaagtggAAAAAATCTGAGATAATTTGGTGAAAAACAAGATTCTTTGTACTTAGAATGTTTTGTGAAAATCAAAGTCAATTTTCAATTATGAGCAGGCAGTGTGTGtacttatgtgtgtgtgaaaagagcttatagaaatatgaaaattttcaatTTCAGGAAATAAGGCATTTACATGTATAGATATTTATTCTGttctattaaattaagaaatatacAGTTTTAATGCACTGGAGGCCACAATCCAAGAAACCGGTTATGTCATTTGAAGGCTTAATGATTGAGCTTTGTGCTCTCACCTTGAGGTCAGGAGAAGATATGCCAGAAAATGGTGGCAACAGTAATGTTGGAATCACTTCTTAAAAACTAGAATAGCAAAGCCAAACCCCCATGGAACACCCACAACCAGAAATCACGAAACAAGAGGAGGGAGCACAAATCACCGACAGCACAAGACTTGACTGCAACCAGCACCTGTTCAGGAGGAAAGAGACGCGACCATGATGATATGAAATGGACATGAGAAGTTGGAAACTGTAAAATTGCCACCAGGCAAGCACTGGAACATGGGCCAGACAGATGGAGAAGCAGCCATGAaaactattaatattttttcacAGTCTAAATTGTGGGTCATGATCATGGGACCATGGCTTAGTATGAAGGGGTAGGAGTTATCTGAAGTCTATGAAATCTTAAAAACCCCTTCCACAACAAAGACGCACACTGAGGACAGTGTCTGCTTGACAGATATGTAAAATtatctcttttgaaaaataatctgcTAGAAAGACAATCTGAATTTatcagatgaggaaagagaggggCAAAAGAATCAGTCATgattaaaataaggaaaacaaactgTTGGgagattttaaatggaaaatgacCATACCTTAAATATTGCTGGAAATTCCAGGAGACAGCATTCCAGCTCTGAATCTAGAAAAACTCTTCAGACTCATCCCTTCTTCCTAAGACCCATGAAACTAATTTcatgcagagaaagaaaacacagcacAACAAAATTTATCACAATTAAATTCCATACTAAGttataagaaaaaagataaattaaaataaaataatgcacctATAGAAAATGAAAGCAATCCAAAAAGGCATGGCAGAGAACAGATGGAAACTGAtacaaaaaattccaaaaaatatatagaaaactaaaataaattaagaaaatgataaaagatataaaataatagCATAAATCTAAATTAGAATAACTCAGAAATGTGAGAGCACCCAGAATaactttgaaataaatgaataacaatatttcaaaaatgaagattaACTTAGAAGACATGCAGTTAATGCCTTCAGATAAACAGAATAAGCTATAAAAGGCTTAAATGATGTTTTACTCCATGGGTTTACCATGCACTTAATGGGATAACATACAAAAGTGATTGGTAAATTTAAAGCACAATATAGGTTTAAGGTTACACTAGCACTGAAATTTCCACGTCAAACTCGGTGTATGTAGTATGGAATTCATTTAATAGTCATTCCAAAGTCATTTACAGAATGCCTGCTGGCCACCGGGCTGCTGCTGGTTGCTGCATTTCTTTGTAACTACCCTTCATCCTGCCATCCGAAAGCTCATAATTTTGTGCAAAGTGCTGTCACCTCCCTGCACATGTGTAAGCATGTGCAAAGACTGAGTGTCACTCAAATCATTTCTCCTTCCTAATCGTCAATATCTAGTCAATGTCTTTGTGGCtttctgatgttttctttttgaagtttctGTCATGTCTTCAGTGATTTCGGCCCTTATTCCTATATCTCTTTAAGAAAACCGCAAATTAGATGACTTGAACATTGTGCAGTGATGTTTAAAAATTGCCCCAAGGTGTTCAAAATTAAGCAAACATATTTTAAGTATCTATTTTCACCAGAAAGAAGCTAGGAACTGCAAAGTGACTTACTGCAAAGTATTTAAGGGACGCAGGGACTAGAGCAAGCTTAGGGAGTACTTTCAATGTCAAAAGTCAATGGCACAATAAGAAAGCTTGaagagatatatatttatatatacacatagatacacacacatatagaccCTCTGGGCATATGAACAGCTACGTTCTAAGAGgaaacccccccccaaaaaaacaaaacaaaaagaaccccATCAATATAAAGAAAGCAACTTTGCATGACAGCTCAAAAGAGAATCCTTGGCAATGGCACTGCTACCTTTACTTTTTTGACCTGGAAGGTGAAAACTGATTCATGGAAGTTAAAAGGAAGTAGATAAACTCATTTCTTCTTCACCAGTGCTTGACCAATACACCAAGGTTAAATAGAATTCCGCTGTGGGATGAGATTTAGATGAGATTCAAAGGCTGGGGGGGGGGATGGGTGAGAAGAAGACGCTCAGTAAAATCAAAGAGCATTGCTAAATACCTCTCAGCAGAGCCTAGTGCAGAAAAGTCAGTCTGGTCACACACACGCGCGTGCACGCGCGcgcgcccacacacacacatgcatgtacacacaccgCAGTTTAGAGACTGATCTAAGTCTGGACACTGATAGACATGAGTAACTCTAGAGACTCATTTGGGGGTTTGTAGAACAAAAGAACATACTGCCCCCACCCTGCCTTCCTTTTAAGAGAAAGAGTCCAAAAGAACCCTCTCATAGACGACTTCCTTCTGGAACGGTGTCTAGGGCACCTTCATTCTCCCTGTAGGTCGCAGTCTGGAGTCAATAGGGGTGGCAGGGTTTCCATTTTAAATACTAAGACTGCTGCTACTCCTACTGGTCAGCAGCAGGAGGAATAATCAACAGCTTTAGCTTGAACACAGCAAGGATGCCTGAGCTCCCACTGACCAAAGCGTAGAATTTCGCTTGGCTCTGGCTGCCTTGGACAGGTCATAGTCTGGGAAAACACGAAGCTGCCAGACTGAACTctgggagaaacagagaaaactggGAAGGAAGAATTACACTTAGATAAGTACCAGGCCTAGGCAATTTCAAACTATATTCTATCAactatttaagaaatacaataaaatataattagagaaaatgaaatacgtaggaataaacttaacaagaAATGTGTACTATTTATACAaagaaactgtaaaacactgCTTTTTCTGTCATGGAgtactgaaataggaaaaaaaaaaaaaagaaaagaaactttagtttttaaaaaaggagaaaagagtacACTGACATCAAGATTAGCTCAAAAAGATAGCACAAAGAAAATCATGGATCATTTTTTTGaatatcagtgaaaaaaaaaatctcaaacaaaaattagaaaacagaatcCATTTTCAACAGGGCATtgatacatcatgaccaagtaggatttaaGATGTAATGTCAAGATGTTTtggtgttaaaatattttattcatcataTTAATAAATGGAAGCAAAAAACTTGTGATCTTCTCATTGTATATTCAATAGAAAGTTTTAAATGCAACAAccagtttttgaaaaaatatctaaatgaaatgagaataatTACTTTGATAACAGAAAATGAATTCCCATTTCTttaatgaattaaatgaaaaatccCATGTTAATGTTCTCTTAATATTCTACAAGCATATGAAGCCTTTGTGAAAGCTTTAaagtaaagctttttttttctttaaagtagaaATTATGAGTGTCTTATTGTTATTAAATGTTATTCTGAATATATGGGTGAATCAGTCCCATaattgaaataggaaaaaaaaatctgaatagagaCTTACACTTTCAAGAAGGTGGTGTGGATGTGCTTTTACTTATTTCTCTAAGTACAACTCAAACCCTGAACATCAGACATGAACCAAGCATAAGGCGACTCTGAAAAGTGGAGAGAAGGAAGACCAGGTAGACACGCTGACGCAGAAGGAAAGATGTGGTGCTGGgttctctgaattttctttttgcttaagaAGTGGTCAACTTGAAACTCACTGTGtcaacacaaaaaaaaaaaaaaaagaaaaaaaagaaaaaagccccaACAAAAGCTTGTTCTTCCTGTACAAAGGGCCAGAAAGGAGAAATTTAACAAACTAGACAACTTTAGAGAACAAATGCTCTACTCCAGCCAAATGAAAAAATATCACAGGTAACACTTTGGTTTCATCTCCCACCACACTAGGAAAAGCCTTGCGGGGAGCCCAGAGTTCCACCTCTGCCGGGGTGCACTGGCTGTCCCCACAAGCCCACCATGGTGGTACTAGAACAGATCAAGTAAAAGATGGGACTGTCAGCATTACTTGACAGTAGAGATCCTCGTCGCAGACAACACCGTGCCCCTGTGTGGGGCCCCTGCAGGATGGATGCGGGGCTTGGATTTCTACTCCCCTCCAGCCTTAAGGGGCTGTCCTGCCCTTTCTTGCTCGGTGGCGTTAGAACTGGCCTCCTCGAGGGAGGGGACTTTCACCGTCATACAGCAGTAATGCAGTCACCCTGAGACTGGCGTCAGAAGAGCCAATGTGGTGAGCTAGAACCTTCCCCTGCCCAACCGCAACACGGATCCTCCGCCTCTGGAGCGCCGATAGAGGCCAGTGTGGAAATAGACTTCCACCTCCAGCCGGCAGTGACGAGACAGTATCCTTCCTCCCCTGCTGGGGCAGCAACAGAAAAAGCCCCCTCAAACTGGAGTTTTAAATAAGATCCATGTACTCATAACACAATACAGAAATGTTGaggtttcaagaaaaaaaaagtacctgaCACATCAAGAAACAGCATGACTTCAAACCCAACGAAAAAAGAAGATAATTAATAGATATCAGCACCAAGATGATAGAGAcgttagaattatctgacaagtGTTTTAGAGTAGTCAAGACATAAAAACATCAATGAGCAATTATGAAcacacttgaaacaaatgaaaatataaaagccTTCAGCCAAAACAAGTGGAAAgttttatcaaagaaataaaagatgtagAGAACTTTTGGAaattctaaaacttaaaaaataatacaataactgaaataaaatttgggTTCAACAGTTGAATGGAGGGTacggaggggaaaaaaatcagtgaacctGAGTATAGAACAGTAGAAATCACTCTagctaaaaacagaaaatagactagaaaaaaatatgaacagagcctcagggatCTGtatgatcattaaaaaaaagatttaatataCATGATTTCAGAGTCcctgaaggagagaagaaagagggtaGGACTGAAAAAGTACTCAAGGAAATAATAACTAAAAACCTCCCAAatttatcaaaaaatataaacttatagAGTCAAGGAACTGAGCAAATCTTAaacaggataaacccaaagaaatccatacCAAGGAACACCATTAATCTTTTGAAAGTTAGAGACAAAAAAAGACTCTTAAAAGCAgtcagaaaaaaaagtgacaacttCTCTATGAGAAAAGCAATTGTAATGGCAGCGGATTTATCATCATAAATCATGGACGTCTGAAGAAGCAGGCACAACATTTTTGGACGTTGATAGAAAGGATCTTTTAACTCAATATCTGATATCTAGCAAAAAATATTCTCCAGGGATGAAAAGGATATCAAAGCATTCTCACATTTGGGCAAGTGGAAGGGATTTTGTTGCcaagtttattctaaaatttatatggggaagaaAAGGACCTAAAATACCCAATACTTGATAAAGAAAAGAACGAAGTGGGAGGAATTACTCTACTTAATATTCAGTTTTACTACTCAGCTGCAGTGATTAAGGCAGGGTGGTACTGTCTGAGGGATGGATACTTAGATCAATAATCAAAGTAGCAAAATTAGTAATAGACCCACGTAATTCTTCCCAACTGGTTTTTGACAAAGTTGCAAAAACAATTTGATGAGAGTAAAATAAATCtttcaacaaattgtgctggagcaattggacatccatagacacacacacacacacacacacacacacacacacacaagtgaaaCTTGACTTAAGTTGTATTCCTTATACAAAAACTAATTTAAAGGGATCATGGGgttaaatgtaaaactaaaacttttattgaaagataggaaaaaatctttgtgataTAGCGCTAAGCAAAGAGTACCTAGAGTTGACATCAGGATGAAAAAACAAACTGTGaagtggggaaaatatttgcaaactacttATCTAACAATGAACCCgcatgtaaaatataaaaagaactctcaaaactcaacaataaaaaagcaaactatCCAATTAGAACAAGGCAGAAGTCACAAAGAGCAATTTCActgaagaagatacacagatggcaaatgaactcatgaaaagatgttcaacagcaTTAGttgttagggaaatgcaaattaatgggATAGCAGCacacacctattaaaatggctaaaacaggaaaaaaaggagtgaCAATACTGAATGCTGCCAAGGATGGAGAGGGCCTGCGTCACTCATATGTTGCTAGtgaaattataaaatgatacCAGAAAATAGTAGGTCTGTTTCTTAAAACACTAAATATACAACCCTGCAATGGCACTCTCCTGGGGATTtgtcccagagaaatgaagacttatGTTGACACAAAAACCAGTACAAGtgttcatagaagctttattcataagaaTCATAAATTGGAATCAGTCCAAATGCTTTTCAGTGggtgaatgattaaataaactgTGGGAAAGCCATACCGTAGGATCCTACTCAGGAATATAAAGGAATAGACCgatgatacatgcaacaacatggatagagcTCCAGAAAACTATGCTCAGTGAAAAACCAACACCAATAGGCTTTGTACCCTAATTCTGTGAAATAACATTCTTGGCGACAGAAGtctagaaatggagaacagatttgtGGTTTCAAAGTGGTTAAGTAGAAAGTGAAGATGAGGGACAAGTGGGTGTGGCTATAGACGGGTTAACTGCATGGTCCTTGTGTAATGGtatcttctgtgtttccactgtATCCACGCCAATATTCTAGTTGAGATGTAGTGTTACATACTGTGACGTGTTTTTGATGATGCCACCATTTGgagaaactgggtgaagggtacacagGATCTGTCTGTGTTATTCTGCCTGTGAATCTACAATTGTTTcccaataaaagtttttaaaaagtcaggagagaaatattttttttaaatcattgattcgatatttcacctagaaaactttgataaaggagaaaagacaaagaTGAATTTCAGATTAACATGTACCTCATTTAACTGACTGGATACAAAGTTTATGTATCTTCTCACTAGGCAAACAACAGTGAGAAAGAAGATGAAGttgatataataataaaaaaaatagacgTAACATCAAGAACCTTTAAAGGACATTCCTGAAGGGCATAAAAGAGTAATAAGTTAAACATGTTTTATATAATTGAAAATGAAGACTCAGTATATCCTAAAAATATAACTTTCCCCTAAatcattttgatattttatataatttcattgaaaatgccaactgaaattttttttttctattttgaagttattttaattaagaaatacaaagcatctgtgaagaaaaaatagaaagaaaaacaaaatacataggCACATTTCCACTCCATGAGTTTCTCAAATCCTCACTTGTTCACCAATACCCAGGATAAAACACACTTTTCAGAAAAGGTCTTCAGCCATCAACAATGGATGCTATTAATAGGAATATGGCTCCATTTCCCCCCAAATCCAACAAACCCCATTATATCAAATCCTAATGCTGTTGCCATGGCAATTTTATGGAATTCTTTTGTATCAAGTTTGGTGCATCTTATAACTAGCTGCACTGAGGTCTTCACAAATCGCCCACTTGGCTCAACGAATTGCATTACTTGGTCCATGACGTCTGCCTGCCATCAGCTTAGACACCAGTGACACAGAGCACAAGAGCCGACGGACAGGCAACCCTGGAACCAGGAAGCCGGCGGGCTACCACCTGCCCACCTCTGCATTCGCTGGTC from Camelus bactrianus isolate YW-2024 breed Bactrian camel chromosome 14, ASM4877302v1, whole genome shotgun sequence carries:
- the LOC123617727 gene encoding protein transport protein Sec61 subunit gamma-like, translated to MDQVMQFVEPSGRFVKTSVQLVIRCTKLDTKEFHKIAMATALGFDIMGFVGFGGKWSHIPINSIHC